The Eleutherodactylus coqui strain aEleCoq1 chromosome 13, aEleCoq1.hap1, whole genome shotgun sequence genome includes a window with the following:
- the LOC136588096 gene encoding gastrula zinc finger protein XlCGF53.1-like, producing MRMESTRSQMTGVLDLTLEIIYMLTGEDYAVVKKTSGEQKTHISHRPEELNRTQSSIMGLPHNSFLQGRSNDKKILELANKIIHLLTGEVWQYLEGHTSLYKYIVMEDRQLLTSFDLSEPEKNKELGLDEDCNLVDIEMYTPTNQMHIKEEPDSCDWGHAANNCAHTHSTYFKVEPASREEQDLTSHDHTTSKDPTQHDPSPEVKKEPGGNASFIDSDIYTPRGCVEPDYTMTPIAGDFAKGCGTHEIDGSFTSLSGVDEQHSQNKISCMSLLAANQSNTTGKEQYSCSGDGSLFDQSNITNPPKPQPRVKTFTCLVCHKCFSTKLGLFRHQITFRHQIGQEKEGKNSADLVPDQIMDGRHRRYQHQTFLAGQSDDQQALSNVVCVECGEAFVFKSQSNLTRRLPSLECGKCLASSSRLAAHEKPFVCTICGKQFAKKSTLFIHQRIHTREKPYCCPECQRRFPCNSQLIIHRRTHTGEKPYSCSECGKGFISNSDLLRHKRIHTGERPFKCSECGKGFSQKPHLREHQKTHRK from the exons GATTATGCAGTTGTGAAGAAGACCTCTGGAGAACAGAAGACACATATTTCACATCGCCCAGAAGAGTTGAACAGGACTCAGAGTTCTATTATGGGACTTCCACACAACTCCTTTCTGCAAGGCAGAAGCAATGACAAGAAGATTCTGGAACTCGCCAACAAGATCATTCATctactgactggagag GTGTGGCAGTATTTAGAAGGACATACAAGTCTTTACAAGTACATAGTGATGGAGGATCGCCAGCTCCTCACATCATTTG ATTTATCTGAGCCCGAGAAGAACAAAGAGCTAGGACTAGACGAAGATTGTAATTTAGTTGATATTGAAATGTATACACCCACAAACCAGATGCACATTAAGGAGGAACCAGACTCATGTGATTGGGGACACGCCGCAAACAATTGTGCACACACCCATTCTACCTATTTTAAGGTGGAACCGGCCTCCCGTGAAGAACAAGATCTTACCAGCCATGATCATACCACATCCAAAGATCCTACACAGCATGATCCATCTCCTGAGGTTAAGAAGGAACCGGGTGGGAATGCCAGTTTTATAGATTCGGACATCTATACGCCTCGGGGTTGTGTGGAGCCGGATTATACAATGACTCCTATTGCAGGAGATTTTGCGAAGGGTTGTGGAACTCATGAAATAGATGGTAGTTTCACTAGTCTTTCTGGTGTTGATGAGCAGCATTCACAAAATAAGATATCTTGTATGTCGCTTTTGGCAGCAAACCAAAGTAACACAACAGGAAAGGAACAGTATTCATGTTCTGGAGATGGAAGTTTGTTTGATCAGTCAAATATAACAAACCCCCCCAAACCGCAACCAAGAGTGAAGACTTTTACTTGTCTTGTATGTCATAAATGCTTTAGTACTAAACTGGGTCTTTTTAGACATCAAATAACCTTTAGACACCAAATCGGCCAAGAAAAGGAGGGTAAGAATTCTGCAGATTTGGTTCCAGATCAGATTATGGATGGAAGACATCGGAGGTATCAACAtcagacatttctagctggtcAATCAGATGATCAGCAAGCGCTCAGCAATGTGGTTTGTGTGGAGTGTGGAGAAGCGTTTGTCTTTAAGTCCCAGTCAAACCTTACCAGAAGGCTTCCATCTTTGGAGTGTGGGAAATGCTTGGCCAGCAGCTCCCGTCTGGCTGCCCATGAGAAGCCCTTTGTGTGCACTATTTGTGGCAAGCAATTTGCTAAGAAATCCACTCTCTTCATCCATCAGAGAATACACACAAGAGAAAAACCCTACTGCTGTCCAGAATGTCAGAGACGGTTTCCCTGCAACTCGCAGTTAATCATACACCGGAGAACGCACACcggggagaagccgtattcatgctcCGAATGTGGCAAAGGCTTTATCAGTAACTCCGATCTCCTGCGGCATAAAAGAATCCACACCGGAGAGAGACCTTTCAAATGTTCTGAGTGTGGAAAAGGTTTCTCCCAAAAGCCACATCTTCGAGAGCATCAGAAAACACACAGAAAGTAG